GAATGCTGGAGCTGCCACGAAAACGTTGAATGACCTTCTCGACAGCGGGGATCAGACCCCGTTTGTCCATTGGCGCGCGGAAGTGAGCAATCAACTCGCGCAGCTCGGTGTTGGCTTCGTCGAGGGTGTTTTCGATCCGCTCCAACTCTTGCCATGTGCTGGCTTCGTCTTCTTGGTGCAGGGTTTCATCCAGCACCCGCACTTGAAAACGCATGCTGACCAAGGTCTGCGCCAGTGAGTCGTGCAGCTCGTTGGCCAGTCGGGTGCGCTCTTCCATAATGGAGAGGCGGTTGGCTTCATCATCTAAACGGGCTTTTTCAATCGCCATGCCCAGATGGCGGCCAATGCTGATGAAGAGCTCTTTGTAGTCGTCCCAAGCAGCGATGGTTTCGCGGCTGACGAACAAATTGTAGACCCCCAAGGTGCGATCTCGGTATTGCAGCGGCACGGCAATCATGCCTAATGTATTCTCTTCGTCATCGCTGAAAAAAGCGCGTCCAACGATTTTTCCGCAGGGCAGCAGGTCGTTTTGCCAGATGTTTTGTTGTTCGCTGTCGTTGGCCACCCGCCCACAGAGGCAGCTGTTGGAGGGTACGATCTGTTCACGCTCTTTCATGTCATCGTCTAGCCCTAAGCTGGCCACTAAGCGCATTTCCCCCACATCGTTTACCAATCTTACCGCCGCTGCGCGGGCATCAATGGCGTCTTTTAAGGTGTGTAAAAAACGGGTGAGCAGGTCATTGATGTCTCGAGAGGCGTTGATGCTGGCAGCGACATCGTAGAGAATCGCCAGTGAGCGGGTTTTTTGTGTGGTGTGGGTGGTGTGTCTTTGCAGCTGTTGTTCGGTGTCTTGT
This sequence is a window from Gammaproteobacteria bacterium. Protein-coding genes within it:
- a CDS encoding histidine kinase gives rise to the protein MRNNSNNNSNTETASSANTNLNWQRRYEFLTHHRLTIISLGLCVILALLGIYNLILPEAHNDFADNLRTITSLLGLTLVAFGFTVIWRDFVEPLLHLREWVLRMRGGDLKARIAVPKHGEFSELIEDINSLGEMLHTLAQDTEQQLQRHTTHTTQKTRSLAILYDVAASINASRDINDLLTRFLHTLKDAIDARAAAVRLVNDVGEMRLVASLGLDDDMKEREQIVPSNSCLCGRVANDSEQQNIWQNDLLPCGKIVGRAFFSDDEENTLGMIAVPLQYRDRTLGVYNLFVSRETIAAWDDYKELFISIGRHLGMAIEKARLDDEANRLSIMEERTRLANELHDSLAQTLVSMRFQVRVLDETLHQEDEASTWQELERIENTLDEANTELRELIAHFRAPMDKRGLIPAVEKVIQRFRGSSSIPIFLQKEWPNINLPIEVEMQVLRIVQESLANIRKHSQAKAVRVFLSGDHHGQFRVLVEDDGVGINSPSGPNAQGEHLGLTIMKDRAIRIGGELQIESERGEGTRIVLTFDYPNKTTPNSLTDVNRKNPYEFTHYRH